In Anopheles arabiensis isolate DONGOLA chromosome 2, AaraD3, whole genome shotgun sequence, the genomic window CGTAGGTGTATCGTTCAAGGTATATAGAGTATAAGCTAGGTTATGCTACAGTACCAGTACCATCGTATCGTTTCAGTTTGTTTCGCTTCTGTGTTCACATTCTCTTGTACCAGGGAGGGGGGTTTGTTTCAGTGCGTCTCTTTGCTGTTCGTTAAAAGTAGTGTGTATGCGTTCTGTGGAAAACAAATTATGTTAAAGGTGTTAACAACGTCAGCTCAAATCAGGTAGGGGAAGTGCAATAcggaacacaaaaacaaggaaacaaTAGTACATAGAGCCACGGAGGTTTGTGTGGGGGAAAGATTGCAAGCCATTAAACATGTACAGCGAACGAACGATCGGTTACCTGCATTGTTTGCCcttgggggtttttttttttttttgcaataaatgaATGTGAAATGTGGACCATTTTCTTTGAAGTGTATAGCAGTAGCTCAATAGCAATGTTCAGAGTtgaaaattattgaattaaattatacTAAAACATCATCTTTCCTTAAAATGATATGTGAGCTATTCAAGTAATGAGTATGTCTTTGAATTGTGAATGATATTTAGGTTCCGACAgtagattattttttttaggttTTCTTGCAATGATTGGGCTAGAAAAGTGTGATGAAATGTAAGATTTAGtgatgggagctcggaatcggacctacccgattccgattccgtgttcggaatcaattccggagccgaatcCCATgaagaatcgattccgattccggagccgattcctaGTTCAGAgtcggatccggaatcggaatagacctgggaatcgcaattcgCGGTAACgtaatcggaatcgacctgggaattGTAACTtgcggtaacggaatcagaatgGACTCCAAAATTGAAATGAGCTCCAATATGAGAATCaattcttgaattgaaataaaaagtttcagaagcgataTCAGTCCGAATCTCCaagagaatggatcgtttacaagtaaattttgattatttatggctatcaatacgtagcatcattggaacTTAACGTCTATTCTTATAaggatgccgaaaccgactccgatttcggagcctattccgattccggagccgatttcgattccggtaCCGATTTCGATTTCAGAGCCGATTACGATTCCAGAGCCGGTTCCgcttccggaaccgattctgattccggaactgattctgattccggaaccgattccgattccgaaaccgattctgattccggaaccgatttcgattccggtaccgattctgattccggaaccactTTCGGAggcgattctggagccgattccgattacGAAACCGCTTCCGGAGgtgattctggagccgattccggaaccactTTCGGatccgattctgattctggaaaatgattccggacctactatccggaatagatttcagaaaacttcggagccagccggaatcgattccgatgagAACTTAATTTTTCCATCACTGGTAAGATGGAAATACACTAACCATCACAGAATGAAGACAGTTAGTATGGCATACATGAAAAGTTCTCAGCTCTATCATACCATATCGCGGGACAGTGGTGCTTCGTGGCAAATTCCGTCCTTTGaaaccctctctctctctctctccatccaACACAAACAGTTAACTTTcactcaaagaaaaaaacgattctAGTTATACTGGACACAGCTCGAAAATCTTGGAAAGGCATTTGAATATTTACCTGTGCACAGACGCGACGCTTTATTCCACTGGCAAGCGCGCAGAGTTACTCATTCTCCATGCGCTCATCGTGGCGCATTCTTTTCCTTCGATCGTTGCTCGGTTCCTCCGCCTCCAGCACCTGAAAGAGGAGCAAGAACCATTTAGCCAAAACGATTTCCAACAGAGCGCTCCCCTAACTAATACGCACCTTCAGCCGTACGTTCAGAATGTCCGCACCGTGCAGCTGCTTGATCGCTTTCTTGGCCGACTCCTCGGAGGCGTACTTGGCATATCCGCAGTTCTTGTTCGGCAGCAGGTAAACGTCGATCAGGTCGCCGAACCGGCAGAACGTCTGCTTCAGCACGCTCGTCGGCAGCGCCTTCGGAATGCACACGATGAAGCAGCGCTGGGCAACCTCGGCGTTCGCGTTGGCCAGCGGTtggggcggcggcagcggcacaCTGCAAAACGCCGCCTCACGATCTGTGGCGAGGGAAGAACGGAAGAAAAAGGGTCGATTAGCGGCGCACCGGTACGGAACGAACCCCGGCCCTGCTAAACCTCCTCCACCGCCCATACCGTTTCCGTTGAATGGTTCGACCGCACCGCCTCCGCCGACTCCGACGCCCACGCCTCCGACACCGACTCCAACACCACCGACTCCCCCTACGACACCTCCGACGCCCATCGTGCCGACCGTTTCGTGCCCGAGCCGGATGATCAACCGCTCGCCGGGCGGATACTCCAGCCCGTGGATCTTGTCCCGCGCGTACATGGCCGACTGGCTGTTGTTGTACACGACCGTTGCCGTCACGTTGCGATTGTCTAGCGGGGGATGGTTAACAAGAATACCGAACCAATTAGCATCCTGGAGAAAATCGCACCTCAGAGAGCGCAACACTTACTGAAATCATTGTTGATCTGGCAGTAGTCCAGCCCGGGAATGATGTCGAACAGGCGCCACAGCTGGTCCTGGTTCAGCACCGGGCTGCACAACACGGTCAGCATCGTTTCGTTCCCGTTCGGCACCATCGCACTGTTGCCGCCCGCCCCACCGTACCCGCTGAAGGCGCCAAAATCGTTGCCACCTCCGCGCCGGTCCACGGCACCGCCCGCCCCCGACCGCCTATCGTTGCCGCCCATCGCGGCAAAGCCCATCATCGCGCCGGCCCCACTCACACTGCCgacaccgccaccgcccggTCCCACCCGCCGGTCGTCAGCGAACCCGTTCGCACTGTTTACCGCACCCCCGAACACACCGGCCCCGGCGCCTCCTCCactaccgccaccaccaccggctccaccacctccaccaccacctccaccgccgccaccacctcctccgccaccaccgccgccaccgccacccccGACAAAGCCGCCAAAGTTCTCGTTCGACGAGACGGACGCGTTGCGGGGCGGCTTCGGCTCGGCAAACACGGCCTTATACTTCGGATCGCAGCCCTCGAACGCTTGGGCCGCGTGCAGAAACCGGCCAAACTTGACGTACGCAAAGCCCTTGCCCTCCTTCGTCACCTTGTCGCGGATGATGGTGACCAGATCGACCGTGCCGTACTTGCCGAACTCCTCCCGGAGCGCCTCCTCCGTCATGTCCTTCGGGATGATGACGAACAGCCGCAGGTACTTCTCCTCCTCGTTCTCCGTCTGCTTGCGCGAGCCCTGCTGCCGGTTGGCCGCCACCAGCACCTTGATCGGGCGCGTATTGTCCCCGACGCACTTGCCGTTCATCTCCTCGAGCGCTCGGGCCGCGTCAGACGTTTTCGCGTACTTGATGTAGGCGACACCTTGGAAAATAGGAGGAGAAGAAACGACCACACACACGgtttagaagacgcaatgaaAGGCAAAATGCGCGTGGATGTGGGCGTGAGCGGGGTGGTTGCAAAAGCGAAAGGGAAAAATTCAATAAACGGTAACACCCGAAACATGTTCCGTAATCGTCATCGCTTGTCCCCTTTTTTGCAGTAGGCGATGCATTCGCCACCTTTGTGAAAAAGGAAATGCAACCCCTAACCTTAccctcacacgcacacacacatacacatacaaacacgaaTGCTCGCATAGAAACGCATCTATCACGACGCgctccctcctcctccttctcgaGCTGTTCGGTAATACCTTTGCCTTCGCCCGTCGCCCGGTCCTTGACGATCCATATTTCCTCGATGTCGCCAAACTTGTCGAAGTGTTCGCGCAGATTTTCCTCGGTGACGCTCTTGCTGCAGATGATAAACAACCGCGACATTGGCGGCGTGTCGGCGGAGCTTTTCTCCTCGGTGAAATTGTTGCGGCTCGTGCCGCCCGACCGTCGCTCAGCCATCGGTCCGCCCTTTAGAAACCTTTAGCACCTCACacaggggaggaggggggttTCTGTAGCCTTTTTAgcgtgtgtcggtgtgtcgtgTGCTGAATCGTCGTCTTCTTGCCGCACTGCACAAGGAAGGCTCTTTTCTAGTCGTTTCCTCGCACCAGCGCCTActgcaacacacgcacacacacggtgaCTCCTCGACCAAATGACCGAGGGTAGGCCGTGCGTGGGGAAGCGAGCAGGAGGTGAACAAGCTGGCTTGTGGTGGCTGTTTTTTCTACTCTCTTTCTGTGCCTTCTTGGGAAAATGATCAAAacgacgacacacacacgcgtacacaaACACGGGGATAATCAGGAGGGAAATCACGAAGAGCACGGTTTACATCACAcggaaaaggaaacacacGCAACGTAAAAGGAACAATCGTACGCGATGCCAGACAAAAACTTCTGCTCTGATCAACAATCGGACAGTGAcagccagtgtggccagattattttggcggttttcggtaggcgcatcaaaattttatcggtagttttcggtaggttaaaactcaaaacttaactgagttaaaaaaaagtaaaagcgaaagaagtgctAGGTGggatggggtgggggggggctaatgcgcaaaatgaaagttccatctcacgagaatatgcatcctttatctaagatttggattagatttggttcagcggctacacaaatgaaggtctttctgaagtgtcgatgtgaaaattgtactgggaattctaagccaaagaagaactAAGATGCACATTATTTTTCTCAGTggtggcaagttctttttctcggggctctaCCCGACCGCTTAGAGAGCGGTACTTGTtccgacgcaatgcgttgcgattttgccaaaatgtatgggatttgacagacgcatgcgttaacgacgcacgacgcagcgtcaaagtagaaaaatttctatttcgacgcacgtcgtgatgcgtctgtcaaaatggttTAGCCATATCGGttgaaaatcgatattttttcccgttaaattgtttcgagcGCAGTTTTGCGTGTAATTGGACTACTAAATAAtgttattaacaaaacaaaataaatgtagagaaagtaatttcgtaattgctgcaaaacaggtgtgtGCGGGTCAGTAAgcaatatgcaataaaaaagcgaaaaaatacTTTGAACTGTTTTGAGCAgaactggaaatgattttacagttgtaatttaacattataatcacatcagaacctataaataagaggcattattgctgtttgttgatgtttttctttgtaaaatgtgttgacatatccatgcagaacgcagcgaacagataccagcgtgcgtcacgcaatgcgttgcgatacgctgcgtcgaaacaagtaccaagcccttagggccgcagcagtgctTCATTTGATACAACTTTATCGTACGTgctgtcatttgattttcgctggattatttagattgatatgattgtttggctgagttttatagttcaatgattaaaaaaaatgaaatcctagatatatatatatacatatatatacaggcggtccccgagatacacggtaccttttatacgcggattcggagatagagagcggtacttgttccgacgcaatgcgttgcgattttgccaaaatgtatgggatttgacagacgcatgcgttaacgacgcacgacgcagcgtcaaagtagaaaaatttctatttcgacgcacgtcgtgatgcgtctgtcaaaatggttTAGCCATATCGGttgaaaatcgatatttttcccgttaaattgtttcgagcGCAGTTTTGCGTGTAATTGGACTACTAAATAAtgttattaacaaaacaaaataaatgtagagaaagtaatttcgtaattgctg contains:
- the LOC120893386 gene encoding RNA-binding protein 45, translating into MAERRSGGTSRNNFTEEKSSADTPPMSRLFIICSKSVTEENLREHFDKFGDIEEIWIVKDRATGEGKGVAYIKYAKTSDAARALEEMNGKCVGDNTRPIKVLVAANRQQGSRKQTENEEEKYLRLFVIIPKDMTEEALREEFGKYGTVDLVTIIRDKVTKEGKGFAYVKFGRFLHAAQAFEGCDPKYKAVFAEPKPPRNASVSSNENFGGFVGGGGGGGGGGGGGGGGGGGGGGGGAGGGGGSGGGAGAGVFGGAVNSANGFADDRRVGPGGGGVGSVSGAGAMMGFAAMGGNDRRSGAGGAVDRRGGGNDFGAFSGYGGAGGNSAMVPNGNETMLTVLCSPVLNQDQLWRLFDIIPGLDYCQINNDFNNRNVTATVVYNNSQSAMYARDKIHGLEYPPGERLIIRLGHETVGTMGVGGVVGGVGGVGVGVGGVGVGVGGGGAVEPFNGNDREAAFCSVPLPPPQPLANANAEVAQRCFIVCIPKALPTSVLKQTFCRFGDLIDVYLLPNKNCGYAKYASEESAKKAIKQLHGADILNVRLKVLEAEEPSNDRRKRMRHDERMENE